In uncultured Methanobacterium sp., a genomic segment contains:
- a CDS encoding ACT domain-containing protein codes for MKIEQLSIFLENKKGRMRNALDVLADAGFNIRALSIADTSDFGILRLIVPEPYKAKEILEENNFVVKMGYVIAVQMSDQPGGLGTILGILDDSNINLDYLYAFVDEKEERAIVLLHPEDIDAGIEVLKKGGAVIIPPEDVYDW; via the coding sequence GTGAAAATAGAACAGTTATCAATATTCCTGGAAAATAAGAAGGGTAGAATGAGGAATGCACTGGATGTTCTGGCCGATGCAGGGTTCAATATCCGGGCACTGTCCATTGCTGACACCTCAGACTTCGGTATTTTAAGATTGATTGTACCTGAACCTTATAAGGCCAAAGAAATCCTGGAGGAAAACAACTTCGTGGTTAAGATGGGCTACGTTATTGCCGTGCAGATGTCAGACCAGCCAGGAGGACTGGGCACTATCCTGGGAATACTGGACGACTCAAATATAAACCTGGATTATCTCTATGCCTTTGTGGATGAAAAAGAAGAAAGGGCCATTGTCCTGCTCCATCCAGAGGATATTGATGCAGGGATAGAAGTCCTTAAAAAGGGTGGGGCAGTTATAATTCCACCTGAGGATGTTTACGATTGGTGA
- a CDS encoding indolepyruvate oxidoreductase subunit beta, which produces MNPYNIYISGVGGQGIIKTSVIMGEAAMKSDLSVVVGEIHGMSQRGGVVSTQMKIGDSRSPIIEEGKADLLLAFEPLEALRAVNMINKESYVVTNTSSIYPFNIRQSEHPYPELSTLLDELGAHAKKVIALDADGIAKEAGHILAVNMVMLGAAAAVPGFPVDKEIIIESMKNNLPEKSVPINLKAFEEGFKFCSLNL; this is translated from the coding sequence ATGAACCCTTACAATATTTACATTTCAGGAGTTGGTGGTCAGGGAATCATCAAAACCTCGGTTATCATGGGGGAAGCAGCCATGAAAAGTGATTTATCTGTGGTGGTGGGTGAAATCCATGGAATGTCCCAGAGAGGAGGAGTGGTGTCCACTCAGATGAAGATTGGAGATTCAAGGAGCCCCATCATTGAAGAAGGGAAAGCAGACCTTCTACTGGCATTTGAACCACTAGAAGCACTAAGGGCAGTTAACATGATAAATAAAGAAAGCTACGTGGTTACGAATACTTCATCAATTTATCCATTTAACATCCGACAAAGTGAACATCCTTACCCTGAACTATCTACCTTACTGGATGAACTGGGGGCTCATGCAAAGAAGGTTATTGCCCTGGATGCTGATGGGATAGCCAAGGAAGCGGGTCACATCCTAGCGGTGAACATGGTAATGTTAGGTGCTGCAGCAGCGGTTCCTGGATTCCCAGTGGATAAAGAGATTATAATAGAATCAATGAAGAATAATCTGCCTGAGAAGAGTGTTCCTATAAATTTGAAGGCATTTGAGGAAGGATTTAAGTTTTGTTCATTGAATCTTTGA
- the iorA gene encoding indolepyruvate ferredoxin oxidoreductase subunit alpha, translating into MNIKEILTGQEKDKLFLMGNEAAVRGALEAGVSVASTYPGTPSSEIGNVLSVLADDAGMYFEFSVNEKVALEVAAAASASGLRSFTFMKHVGVNVASDSLMSVAYTGVRGGMVILTADDPSMFSSQNEQDNRHYARLANIPLLEASSPQEVKDLMKYAYQLSEEFELPVILRTTTRVSHMRGIVELGALNKPKAKGHFDKDPQRFVPVPESARIMHRNLVEKMYQVEVLSNNSSLNQLFDNGSQVGIITSGSAFNYVMDVVEEYNLPVNVLKIAFSYPFPEKKVLEFLENTERVLVVEEVDPIMEKEILAIVGKHQLKTIIHGKLDGIMPVIYEYSPDIVLGGVGRMMGLEMPVETTSDSLELPKRPPTLCPGCPHRAAYFEVKKAAEDLNLDDLVFPSDIGCYTLGIESPYEIADYLLSMGSSVGTSCGFSKATDQTVVSFIGDSTFFHAGIPPLINAVHNKNRFVLVILDNRTTAMTGGQPNPGLPVDGMGLEAPEISIPEIVKACGVEMVETINPLNVRNSKEIFKKALQFEKVAVVISQYPCMLIKGGTQKGKNIIIDVEDDKCTGCDTCVMELTCPAIYTTDEDKIRIDPLMCRKCNVCVQTCPEKAIRAKRIDSKRGEEE; encoded by the coding sequence ATGAACATCAAAGAAATACTCACAGGACAGGAAAAGGATAAACTGTTTTTAATGGGTAATGAAGCTGCAGTCCGAGGTGCTCTGGAAGCAGGTGTTTCAGTGGCCAGCACTTACCCTGGAACGCCTTCTTCAGAGATTGGAAATGTATTATCAGTCCTTGCTGACGATGCAGGGATGTATTTTGAGTTTTCAGTCAATGAAAAAGTAGCCCTGGAAGTAGCAGCAGCTGCTTCTGCCTCGGGACTCAGGTCATTCACCTTCATGAAACACGTGGGTGTTAATGTGGCTTCAGATTCATTAATGAGCGTAGCCTACACCGGTGTTAGGGGAGGAATGGTAATCCTCACTGCAGATGATCCATCCATGTTCTCATCTCAGAATGAACAGGACAACCGACACTACGCTCGCCTGGCAAACATACCACTCCTGGAAGCTTCCAGCCCCCAGGAAGTTAAGGATCTCATGAAATATGCCTACCAGCTATCTGAAGAATTTGAATTACCGGTTATTCTCCGCACCACCACCCGAGTTTCCCATATGAGGGGTATAGTGGAACTGGGTGCTTTAAATAAGCCTAAAGCGAAGGGGCATTTTGATAAAGATCCTCAGCGTTTTGTACCAGTACCTGAGTCTGCCAGGATAATGCATCGAAATCTGGTTGAAAAAATGTACCAGGTAGAAGTATTATCCAATAATTCCTCCTTAAATCAGCTTTTTGATAATGGAAGTCAAGTGGGGATTATCACCAGTGGCAGTGCCTTTAACTACGTTATGGATGTGGTGGAAGAGTATAATTTACCGGTTAATGTCCTTAAAATAGCTTTTTCCTATCCCTTCCCTGAAAAAAAGGTTCTGGAATTTTTAGAAAATACAGAACGGGTTCTGGTGGTGGAGGAAGTTGACCCCATAATGGAAAAAGAAATACTGGCTATTGTAGGTAAACACCAGCTAAAAACAATAATTCACGGTAAACTGGATGGAATAATGCCTGTGATATACGAATACAGTCCAGATATTGTTTTAGGGGGAGTGGGCAGGATGATGGGCTTGGAAATGCCAGTTGAAACCACATCAGATTCTCTTGAACTTCCCAAAAGACCACCAACACTCTGTCCGGGCTGTCCGCATCGAGCTGCATATTTTGAGGTTAAAAAGGCAGCAGAGGATCTGAATCTGGATGATCTAGTATTTCCCAGTGATATAGGTTGCTACACATTGGGTATAGAATCACCCTATGAAATTGCAGACTATCTTTTATCAATGGGTTCATCTGTTGGAACCAGTTGCGGGTTTTCCAAGGCCACTGATCAAACCGTGGTAAGCTTCATAGGGGATTCAACCTTTTTCCATGCAGGAATACCACCACTCATCAATGCAGTGCACAACAAGAACCGTTTTGTTCTGGTGATCCTGGATAACCGCACTACCGCCATGACCGGTGGTCAACCCAACCCTGGCCTTCCAGTGGATGGAATGGGATTGGAAGCACCTGAAATATCCATACCAGAAATTGTAAAAGCCTGTGGTGTGGAAATGGTGGAGACCATAAACCCCTTGAATGTCCGTAATTCAAAGGAAATATTTAAAAAAGCACTTCAATTTGAGAAAGTGGCAGTGGTAATATCCCAGTACCCATGTATGTTAATCAAGGGTGGGACCCAGAAGGGTAAAAACATCATCATCGATGTAGAGGATGATAAATGCACTGGTTGCGATACCTGTGTAATGGAACTCACCTGTCCAGCTATTTACACCACTGATGAAGATAAAATCAGGATTGATCCATTAATGTGCAGGAAGTGCAATGTATGTGTTCAAACATGTCCTGAGAAGGCCATAAGGGCTAAAAGGATTGATAGTAAGAGGGGAGAGGAGGAATAA
- a CDS encoding M48 family metallopeptidase: protein MKIKIQDIEVECHVFHRKVKYARLEIKNGALNLIMPIGAEDYQSLIKKHEKWVYQKISRINTLKKESENRKLDLTRSEHDFRELVKLLVSEISSRMGSPVNNVTFRRMKTRWGSCSSSGNVNFNTRLRYLPENLIRYVVHHEVCHIKIRKHNKEYWNLVSLTYPDYKKYENELAIYWFLVKDLN from the coding sequence ATGAAGATTAAAATTCAGGACATTGAGGTCGAGTGCCATGTTTTCCATAGAAAAGTGAAATATGCCCGTTTAGAGATTAAAAACGGGGCTCTCAACCTTATCATGCCAATTGGAGCTGAAGATTATCAGAGTCTAATCAAGAAACATGAAAAATGGGTTTATCAGAAAATATCACGGATAAATACGTTGAAAAAAGAGTCTGAAAACAGAAAACTGGATTTAACTCGCAGTGAACATGATTTCCGTGAACTGGTTAAGTTACTAGTGTCTGAAATATCCAGTAGAATGGGTTCACCGGTGAATAATGTGACTTTCCGCCGTATGAAAACCCGTTGGGGAAGTTGTAGTTCATCAGGAAATGTGAACTTTAACACTCGCCTCAGATACTTGCCGGAAAACCTCATCAGATACGTGGTGCACCATGAAGTGTGCCATATCAAGATAAGAAAACACAACAAAGAGTACTGGAATCTGGTTTCCCTAACTTACCCCGATTATAAGAAATATGAAAATGAACTGGCTATTTACTGGTTTTTGGTGAAGGATTTAAATTAA
- the tfrB gene encoding fumarate reductase (CoM/CoB) subunit TfrB → MINITVMRYQPSEDEEPYPESYSVKKKEKMKVLDALNYINQHHQAGIAYRCSCRAGQCGSCAVKVNGEMALACKREIKDEDVIEPINLPVIKDLVVDRSTMDSKVKDMGLFIEDECGISECPAVLDPEELTNTKKLRSCIDCYSCLSACPVLKVNDEFAGPYFMRYLSKFALDPRDCSDRAEEGFDEGLYCCTSCSKCVEVCPKEINTFGGAIEKLREIACQEGIGPLPPHRAVRELIEKTGRSVEPPTEGPMREGFIKAVNSQSAKAEDNDKNNGKEKIALFTGCLMDYRLPDIGMALLDVLNNHDVIVDVPSQQVCCGSPLIRTGQTDAVRKLVEKNTKAFECYDTIITVCAGCGATLKKDYPQYGTNFNVMDISEYLADKLNTEDMKPVNMKVTYHDPCHLVRGQGIRDEPREILKNIKGLEFVEMEVPDQCCGAGGGVRAGKPEIAAALGSAKAKMIEKLDVDAVITICPFCENNIRASLEKEGMDLEVMNILKLLEKAYEK, encoded by the coding sequence ATGATAAATATAACTGTTATGCGTTATCAGCCTTCAGAGGATGAAGAACCCTACCCTGAATCTTATTCTGTTAAAAAGAAGGAGAAGATGAAAGTTCTGGATGCTTTAAACTACATCAATCAGCATCACCAGGCTGGTATTGCCTATCGCTGCTCCTGTCGGGCGGGCCAGTGTGGTTCATGTGCAGTGAAGGTTAATGGAGAAATGGCCCTGGCATGTAAAAGAGAAATAAAAGATGAAGATGTAATCGAACCTATCAATTTACCAGTTATTAAGGACCTTGTTGTGGATAGAAGCACAATGGACAGTAAAGTGAAAGATATGGGTCTTTTTATAGAAGACGAATGTGGAATTAGCGAGTGTCCTGCAGTTTTAGATCCAGAGGAACTTACCAACACTAAAAAATTAAGGAGTTGTATTGACTGTTACTCCTGTTTATCAGCCTGTCCAGTATTAAAGGTTAATGATGAATTTGCAGGACCCTATTTCATGCGTTACCTGTCCAAGTTTGCCCTAGATCCAAGGGATTGTTCGGATCGGGCAGAAGAAGGATTTGATGAAGGATTATACTGCTGCACATCCTGTTCTAAGTGTGTGGAAGTCTGTCCTAAAGAGATAAACACCTTCGGTGGGGCTATTGAAAAGTTAAGGGAAATAGCCTGCCAGGAAGGTATTGGACCATTACCACCCCATCGTGCAGTCAGAGAACTTATTGAAAAAACTGGAAGATCAGTAGAACCCCCAACAGAAGGGCCAATGAGGGAAGGTTTCATAAAAGCAGTTAACTCTCAAAGTGCAAAAGCAGAAGATAATGATAAAAATAACGGGAAAGAAAAAATTGCACTCTTCACCGGCTGTCTTATGGATTACCGCCTCCCAGATATTGGAATGGCCCTTTTGGATGTCTTAAATAACCATGATGTTATTGTAGATGTGCCCAGCCAACAGGTCTGCTGTGGTTCTCCCCTTATTCGAACCGGGCAAACTGATGCTGTCAGAAAGCTGGTTGAGAAAAATACCAAGGCATTTGAATGTTATGATACCATCATCACTGTCTGTGCTGGTTGCGGAGCCACCCTTAAAAAAGATTACCCCCAGTACGGTACCAACTTTAATGTAATGGATATCAGTGAATACTTGGCAGATAAACTTAACACCGAAGATATGAAACCAGTGAACATGAAAGTCACCTACCACGACCCCTGTCACCTTGTAAGGGGTCAGGGAATCCGTGATGAACCCCGTGAGATCCTGAAAAACATTAAGGGCCTTGAATTCGTTGAGATGGAAGTTCCTGACCAGTGCTGTGGCGCTGGTGGTGGTGTGAGAGCTGGTAAACCAGAAATAGCAGCGGCACTGGGTAGTGCTAAGGCTAAGATGATTGAAAAATTGGATGTCGATGCAGTGATCACCATATGCCCATTCTGTGAAAATAACATCCGGGCTTCTCTGGAGAAGGAAGGGATGGACCTGGAAGTTATGAACATACTCAAACTCCTAGAAAAGGCATACGAAAAATGA
- a CDS encoding RNA methyltransferase — protein sequence MMYVVFVEPETPGNIGFLARTMKNFGLYQMVLINPCQLENDSYYKAMHAREIVSNRQEYDSLAEFLKVKEIDFAVGTTGNAGGSYNLPRIAVTPDNLAQSLNVKGDIALILGREGDGLTNKELELCDVVVSIPTHDAYPVLNVTHAAAIIFYELFKTEKTYPVEDLDEASLTEKQSLIECMDEVLDHLDYPAHKKKNASTVSRRVLGRAFISGREAHTLRGMFRRIKERVE from the coding sequence ATGATGTATGTGGTTTTTGTGGAGCCAGAAACTCCTGGCAATATTGGGTTCCTAGCACGGACCATGAAAAATTTCGGTTTATACCAGATGGTGCTTATAAATCCCTGCCAACTGGAAAATGATTCATATTACAAGGCCATGCACGCCCGTGAAATCGTTTCCAATCGCCAGGAATATGATTCTCTGGCAGAATTCCTCAAAGTTAAGGAGATTGATTTTGCAGTGGGAACAACAGGGAATGCTGGTGGAAGTTATAATCTTCCCCGTATTGCAGTAACCCCTGATAACCTGGCCCAATCACTGAATGTAAAAGGAGATATTGCATTAATACTTGGAAGGGAGGGTGATGGTCTCACTAACAAGGAATTAGAACTCTGTGATGTTGTGGTCTCTATTCCCACCCACGACGCTTATCCTGTCCTCAACGTGACCCATGCTGCAGCCATCATATTTTACGAACTGTTTAAAACTGAGAAAACTTATCCAGTGGAAGACCTGGATGAAGCATCTTTAACCGAAAAACAGAGCTTAATTGAATGTATGGATGAAGTACTGGATCACCTGGACTATCCAGCCCACAAAAAAAAGAATGCATCCACGGTCTCCAGGAGAGTGCTAGGAAGAGCATTTATATCCGGAAGGGAGGCACATACCCTTAGGGGAATGTTTCGAAGGATTAAAGAGAGGGTTGAATAA
- the dcd gene encoding dCTP deaminase, with amino-acid sequence MAILSDQDIIKYLDEGKITIEPLEDPARQIQPSSVDLRIGNEFKGFRIIRKPCIDPLDKSDLESYMESFHLDKGEAFIIHPGEFALATTYEAVKLPDNLVARVEGRSSMGRLGITMHVTAGYIDPGFEGKITLEISNIGKMPVALYTGQRVCQIVFETMTSPSLRPYGHPERDSKYMGQDKPVTSKIKQDYEIRDRKQTKLL; translated from the coding sequence ATGGCTATTTTAAGTGACCAAGATATCATAAAATATTTAGATGAAGGGAAAATCACCATAGAACCGTTGGAAGATCCAGCCCGGCAGATTCAACCATCATCTGTGGACCTTAGGATTGGGAATGAATTTAAAGGTTTTCGCATAATCCGAAAACCATGCATTGATCCCCTGGACAAATCTGATCTTGAATCATACATGGAATCATTCCATCTGGATAAGGGAGAGGCATTTATAATACATCCTGGTGAATTTGCACTGGCCACAACTTATGAAGCCGTTAAACTCCCAGATAACCTGGTTGCACGTGTGGAGGGACGTTCTTCAATGGGACGTCTGGGAATCACTATGCACGTTACTGCAGGATACATTGACCCGGGATTTGAGGGAAAAATTACCCTGGAGATTTCCAATATTGGAAAGATGCCAGTGGCCCTTTATACCGGCCAGAGGGTTTGTCAGATAGTATTTGAAACCATGACCAGCCCATCTTTACGTCCCTACGGCCACCCAGAAAGGGATAGTAAATATATGGGCCAGGATAAACCTGTTACCAGTAAAATCAAGCAGGATTATGAGATTCGGGACCGTAAACAGACAAAATTACTTTAA
- the glyS gene encoding glycine--tRNA ligase → MKNEDVMNIAKKRGFLWSSFEIYSGVAGFFDYGPLGAILKNKIMNKWRNYYLVGEGFYEIESPTIMPEEALKASGHVDHFNDPMTECKDCLEVFRADHVIKEAIEKEVEGLKNQELTEILSNQEIPCPKCGGHLTHVWSYNLMFQTLIGAKGKKTGYMRPETAQGIFIPFKRLLRFFRGKLPFGVVQLGKAYRNEISPRQGVIRLREFTQAEAEIFVDPRDKTHPNFQNVAQQVLTLFTAQAQEEDGEFIQITAEEAVNKGVISSQMLTYQLCLADRFMEELGIPENVIRFRQHMKTEMAHYAIDCWDVEIYTDRYGWIEVIGIADRTDFDLKSHSQYSKEDLSVFIEYDEPRTVTKMAAKPDMKKFGPLFKGNAPKILNFLKEADSNQIKEAFDENGVYELELEGESYQLTQDIISFEEVEETVRGEKVYPHVIEPSYGIDRITYSVLLHSFTQEDDRNIFHFPADIAPVGVNVFPLVNKDELVEISGKIRNNLRGKGIIAEVDTSGTIGRRYARSDEIGTPFAVTVDHQSLEDDTVTIRERDSQEQVRVLISEVPGKVNDLIFNKINFSDI, encoded by the coding sequence ATGAAGAATGAAGATGTTATGAATATTGCTAAGAAAAGAGGATTCTTATGGTCATCATTTGAAATCTACTCCGGAGTAGCCGGATTCTTTGATTACGGCCCTCTGGGTGCAATTCTGAAAAATAAGATCATGAATAAGTGGAGAAATTACTACCTGGTGGGTGAAGGATTCTACGAAATCGAATCACCAACCATCATGCCTGAAGAGGCACTTAAGGCCTCAGGACACGTGGACCACTTTAACGACCCCATGACAGAATGCAAAGATTGTCTGGAAGTATTCAGGGCAGACCATGTTATCAAAGAAGCCATCGAAAAAGAGGTGGAAGGATTAAAAAACCAGGAGCTCACTGAAATATTATCCAACCAGGAGATTCCCTGCCCCAAATGTGGTGGTCACCTTACCCATGTCTGGAGTTACAACCTGATGTTCCAAACCCTTATCGGTGCTAAGGGTAAAAAAACTGGTTATATGAGACCGGAAACTGCTCAGGGCATATTCATACCATTCAAGAGACTCTTACGGTTTTTCCGTGGTAAACTTCCATTCGGTGTGGTGCAACTGGGTAAAGCTTACCGTAATGAAATTTCACCAAGGCAAGGTGTTATCCGCCTCAGGGAGTTCACCCAGGCAGAAGCAGAAATATTTGTAGATCCCAGGGATAAAACCCACCCCAATTTCCAGAATGTAGCCCAGCAGGTTCTTACCCTGTTCACTGCCCAGGCTCAGGAGGAAGATGGGGAATTCATCCAGATCACAGCAGAAGAAGCAGTCAACAAAGGTGTGATATCAAGCCAGATGTTGACTTACCAGTTATGTTTGGCTGATAGGTTCATGGAGGAACTGGGAATACCTGAAAATGTGATCAGGTTCCGTCAACACATGAAAACCGAGATGGCACACTACGCCATTGACTGCTGGGATGTGGAAATCTACACTGACCGTTACGGTTGGATTGAAGTTATTGGAATCGCCGATAGAACAGATTTCGACCTTAAATCACACAGCCAGTACAGTAAGGAAGACCTATCAGTGTTCATTGAATATGATGAACCACGAACCGTTACCAAAATGGCAGCAAAACCAGATATGAAAAAATTTGGTCCCCTATTCAAGGGTAATGCTCCAAAAATATTGAATTTCCTTAAGGAAGCTGATTCTAACCAGATAAAGGAAGCTTTTGATGAAAATGGTGTTTATGAGTTAGAATTGGAGGGTGAATCATACCAGTTAACCCAGGATATTATATCCTTTGAAGAGGTTGAAGAAACTGTGAGGGGTGAAAAGGTATATCCCCATGTTATCGAACCATCCTATGGTATTGACCGTATAACCTACTCAGTGCTCCTCCACTCATTCACCCAGGAAGATGACCGGAATATTTTCCATTTCCCTGCAGATATTGCCCCGGTTGGAGTGAATGTATTCCCACTGGTGAACAAGGATGAACTGGTGGAAATATCAGGCAAGATAAGGAATAATCTACGGGGCAAAGGTATAATAGCAGAAGTAGACACTTCAGGAACTATTGGCCGAAGGTACGCTCGTTCTGATGAGATAGGAACACCATTTGCAGTTACAGTGGACCATCAAAGCCTTGAAGATGACACAGTAACCATACGGGAACGTGACAGCCAGGAACAGGTCCGTGTATTGATATCTGAAGTTCCGGGAAAAGTTAATGACTTAATCTTCAATAAGATAAATTTCAGTGACATTTAG
- a CDS encoding TatD family hydrolase, with product MIDAHIHADCRPYEDFERMAVAGIESALTLAHDPMRMTTSAVVLDHFHRILENDFKRAESNGLTLKAALGLHPRSICQDYKLVLRKLPWFLDHEEVIALGEVGLETASNIEREVFRTQLKMADELDMKVAVHTPRTNKREITIKTLSIINSNIDPALVVVDHVDKSIIDLVADFEGMLGITVQPQKMTPQEAVELLEGTFDEYGPEKFMLDSDMSSSPSDPLSVPKTVHQLKMAGWDDKKIEMLSKKNATNFYGF from the coding sequence ATGATAGACGCACATATACATGCTGATTGCAGGCCTTACGAAGACTTTGAGAGAATGGCTGTTGCTGGAATAGAATCTGCTCTTACACTGGCTCATGATCCCATGAGGATGACCACCTCGGCAGTGGTACTGGACCACTTCCACCGTATACTGGAAAACGATTTTAAAAGGGCTGAAAGTAATGGTTTAACCCTCAAAGCAGCCCTGGGTCTTCACCCCCGTAGCATATGTCAGGATTACAAACTGGTACTTCGTAAGCTGCCATGGTTCCTGGACCATGAAGAAGTGATTGCCCTGGGAGAAGTTGGTCTTGAAACTGCTTCTAATATTGAAAGGGAAGTTTTCAGAACCCAGCTTAAGATGGCAGATGAGTTGGATATGAAAGTGGCTGTGCACACTCCCCGTACTAATAAAAGGGAAATTACCATTAAAACTCTCTCCATAATCAACAGTAACATTGACCCGGCTCTGGTAGTTGTGGACCATGTGGATAAATCCATCATTGACTTGGTGGCTGATTTTGAGGGAATGCTGGGGATTACAGTGCAGCCACAAAAAATGACCCCCCAAGAAGCGGTTGAACTTTTGGAAGGAACATTTGATGAATACGGTCCTGAAAAGTTCATGCTGGATAGTGACATGAGTTCATCACCATCAGACCCATTATCTGTCCCTAAAACTGTCCACCAACTTAAAATGGCAGGTTGGGATGATAAAAAGATAGAAATGTTATCCAAAAAGAATGCAACCAATTTTTATGGTTTCTAA
- the minD gene encoding cell division ATPase MinD, with product MSRFIALASGKGGVGRTSLTFNLGVALSLFGEEVVMLDLDLMMSNMDVITGLLNPEVTLHDVLMRDKAVQDCVYQVNQGALVIPTGMHFETLKTINPNYVSWKRIMEEISSYGNIFLMDLPSGINSNIFEALPEDTEAILVTNSTMPAVADALKIRILLNELNIEILGFVLNMWYEDNFLLSVNEIESILEVPMISVISYDREMDRSIALGSSVMELNPASPISNEIMQLAADLVGKEYKPVQPDNEGIMERIKKFVGILPENK from the coding sequence ATGTCTAGATTTATTGCTCTAGCATCTGGAAAAGGAGGAGTGGGAAGAACATCCCTTACTTTTAACTTAGGAGTAGCCCTGAGTCTTTTTGGTGAAGAGGTGGTCATGCTGGACCTGGATCTCATGATGTCCAACATGGATGTAATCACCGGACTTCTAAATCCAGAAGTAACCCTGCACGACGTCCTAATGCGTGACAAGGCAGTTCAGGACTGTGTTTACCAGGTGAATCAGGGAGCTCTGGTAATACCAACCGGAATGCACTTCGAGACCCTAAAAACCATTAATCCAAACTATGTATCCTGGAAAAGGATAATGGAAGAAATTTCCTCCTATGGTAATATATTCCTCATGGATTTACCCTCAGGAATTAACTCCAATATATTCGAGGCTCTGCCTGAAGATACTGAAGCCATACTGGTCACTAATTCCACCATGCCTGCAGTTGCTGATGCTTTGAAGATCAGGATACTCTTAAATGAACTCAACATTGAAATACTTGGCTTTGTTTTGAACATGTGGTACGAGGACAATTTCCTGCTTTCAGTTAATGAAATCGAATCTATACTGGAAGTGCCTATGATCTCTGTTATCTCCTATGACCGTGAGATGGATCGCTCCATAGCACTGGGAAGCTCAGTGATGGAGTTAAACCCTGCTTCCCCCATAAGTAATGAAATAATGCAACTGGCAGCAGATCTGGTTGGCAAAGAATACAAACCAGTTCAACCTGATAATGAGGGGATCATGGAACGGATCAAGAAGTTTGTGGGAATATTGCCCGAAAATAAATAA
- the minD gene encoding cell division ATPase MinD, with product MTRVITVASGKGGVGKTTITANLGVALATYGEEVIVLDADVAMANLELILGMEGKSVTLHDVLSGDADVEDAIYEGPGGVKVVPAGISLEGLRKIKMDRLESALEILIESADILLIDAPAGLEKDALAAIAAAQEMILVTTPEVPSISDALKTKIIANRLGVDILGVVINREQHDKTFLTISEIETILEVPVIAVIPEDNEVSRAAAFGEPLVVKNPKSPTSNAIMQLGADLIGEEYQPIEPDKKGVISKLVEGLLGRR from the coding sequence ATGACAAGAGTGATAACAGTTGCATCAGGGAAGGGCGGAGTTGGAAAAACAACTATCACTGCAAATTTGGGTGTAGCCCTGGCTACTTACGGAGAGGAGGTCATAGTTCTGGATGCAGATGTGGCCATGGCTAACCTGGAACTGATCCTGGGGATGGAAGGAAAATCAGTGACACTGCACGATGTTCTCTCTGGAGATGCAGATGTTGAAGATGCTATTTACGAGGGACCCGGTGGTGTTAAAGTGGTTCCTGCTGGAATATCATTGGAAGGTCTGCGTAAGATCAAAATGGACCGCCTGGAAAGCGCCCTGGAAATACTCATCGAAAGCGCGGATATTCTCCTTATTGATGCCCCTGCCGGGCTGGAAAAGGATGCACTGGCAGCCATAGCCGCAGCCCAGGAAATGATACTTGTCACCACTCCTGAAGTGCCATCCATCAGTGATGCCCTTAAAACCAAAATAATAGCCAACCGATTGGGTGTGGATATTTTAGGGGTAGTTATCAACCGGGAACAGCACGACAAAACATTCCTCACCATCAGCGAGATTGAAACCATCCTGGAAGTACCAGTAATTGCTGTGATCCCTGAAGACAATGAAGTCAGCCGGGCAGCAGCATTCGGTGAACCATTAGTGGTTAAAAACCCTAAATCCCCCACCAGCAATGCTATCATGCAACTTGGAGCTGATCTAATTGGTGAAGAGTACCAGCCAATTGAACCAGACAAGAAGGGAGTTATATCCAAACTGGTGGAAGGACTGCTGGGAAGGAGATAA